In Hemitrygon akajei chromosome 9, sHemAka1.3, whole genome shotgun sequence, the following are encoded in one genomic region:
- the trmt61b gene encoding tRNA (adenine(58)-N(1))-methyltransferase, mitochondrial isoform X2 produces the protein MCLLQRSFCIHRTVCRPAKRFRLWCGAPGSVCSLLPGVCEGLVRAGSSGAGPGDGRDRERDDSDRELGTGHTWPLARSPWSWRPWGSGFNVRRQFLSLLERVSKLIPEQMLSRELLELREQRLRSQEQAGNDILRHCRLSSVKTEAPARSTAKEVPFKTGDLVLAEFRRKHRLELQKMFRLVAAGELHSKWGMLAHQEILGHLPGQVFRTSTGSELVLRRPSLEEFVLLMKRGPTIAYPKDATTMLTMMDVGNGDCVLESGSGSGAMTLFLSRAVWSSGHVYSFEVRKDHHNRAKGNYQCWRNAYGMAQEKEWPNNVDFINKDIVFAADDIQGKIFDAVGLDMINPQVALPVISTHLKQGGVCAVYLTNITQVIDLLEGIRTSRLSLSCEKILEVIHRNWLVAPALRKDGSRAPRVEPQWNMNALEHEEGEDADEEDGTKPFCTVPYVARPHHGQVSHTAFLVKLRKLKPALQ, from the exons ATGTGCCTTTTACAGCGATCTTTCTGCATTCATCGGACGGTGTGCAGACCAGCTAAGCGCTTTAGGCTTTGGTGCGGGGCTCCGGGCAGCGTCTGCTCCCTTTTGCCGGGCGTTTGCGAAGGGTTAGTGAGAGCGGGCTCCAGCGGCGCCGGCCCGGGTGATGGACGTGACCGTGAGAGAGACGACAGCGACCGGGAATTGGGAACAGGCCATACTTGGCCTTTAGCAAGGTCACCGTGGTCCTGGCGGCCGTGGGGAAGTGGTTTCAATGTCCGAAGACAATTTTTGTCCCTCCTGGAGAGGGTTAGCAAACTGATCCCGGAACAGATGTTGTCTAGGGAGTTGTTGGAACTACGCGAGCAACGGCTGAGGAGCCAGGAACAGGCTGGGAATGATATTCTGAGACATTGCAGATTGTCATCGGTGAAAACTGAAGCGCCAGCGCGGTCCACCGCTAAGGAAGTGCCGTTTAAAACAGGGGACTTGGTGCTGGCCGAGTTTCGCAGGAAGCATCGCTTGGAATTGCAGAAGATGTTCCGACTGGTGGCAGCTGGGGAACTGCACAGTAAGTGGGGGATGCTcgcccaccaggagatcctgggaCATCTCCCGGGCCAGGTCTTCAGGACATCAACTGGTTCTGAGCTTGTCCTCAGGAGACCAAGCTTGGAGGAATTTGTGCTGCTCATGAAGCGGGGTCCAACCATTGCCTATCCAAAA GATGCTACAACCATGTTGACGATGATGGATGTTGGTAATGGGGACTGTGTTTTAGAGTCTGGTTCGGGGTCTGGAGCAATGACACTCTTCCTCTCTCGAGCAG TGTGGTCTTCTGGACATGTATATAGTTTTGAAGTGAGAAAAGATCACCATAACCGTGCTAAAGGAAATTATCAGTGCTGGCGGAATGCCTATGGAATGGCTCAGGAAAAAGAGTGGCCAAATAATGTTGACTTCATTAATAAAGACATTGTTTTTGCCGCTGATGATATCCAGGGAAAGATATTCGATGCT GTTGGTTTGGATATGATAAACCCCCAAGTAGCTTTACCTGtcatctccactcacctcaagCAAGGTGGAGTTTGTGCAGTGTATCTCACAAA TATTACCCAAGTGATTGATCTGCTAGAAGGGATCCGCACTTCCCGCTTGTCCCTCTCATGTGAGAAGATTCTTGAAGTCATTCACAGGAACTGGTTGGTTGCTCCTGCTTTGCGGAAGGATGGCAGCAGAGCTCCACGGGTAGAACCACAATGGAACATGAATGCTCTTGAGCATGAAGAAGGAGAAGACGCAG ATGAAGAGGATGGTACTAAACCTTTTTGCACAGTGCCTTATGTTGCTAGACCTCATCACGGACAAGTTTCTCACACAG CTTTCCTTGTCAAGCTGAGGAAACTTAAACCTGCCCTTCAGTGA
- the trmt61b gene encoding tRNA (adenine(58)-N(1))-methyltransferase, mitochondrial isoform X3 has protein sequence MCLLQRSFCIHRTVCRPAKRFRLWCGAPGSVCSLLPGVCEGLVRAGSSGAGPGDGRDRERDDSDRELGTGHTWPLARSPWSWRPWGSGFNVRRQFLSLLERVSKLIPEQMLSRELLELREQRLRSQEQAGNDILRHCRLSSVKTEAPARSTAKEVPFKTGDLVLAEFRRKHRLELQKMFRLVAAGELHSKWGMLAHQEILGHLPGQVFRTSTGSELVLRRPSLEEFVLLMKRGPTIAYPKDATTMLTMMDVGNGDCVLESGSGSGAMTLFLSRAVWSSGHVYSFEVRKDHHNRAKGNYQCWRNAYGMAQEKEWPNNVDFINKDIVFAADDIQGKIFDAVGLDMINPQVALPVISTHLKQGGVCAVYLTKANKLPDCHFLKQPGLRNNHLQ, from the exons ATGTGCCTTTTACAGCGATCTTTCTGCATTCATCGGACGGTGTGCAGACCAGCTAAGCGCTTTAGGCTTTGGTGCGGGGCTCCGGGCAGCGTCTGCTCCCTTTTGCCGGGCGTTTGCGAAGGGTTAGTGAGAGCGGGCTCCAGCGGCGCCGGCCCGGGTGATGGACGTGACCGTGAGAGAGACGACAGCGACCGGGAATTGGGAACAGGCCATACTTGGCCTTTAGCAAGGTCACCGTGGTCCTGGCGGCCGTGGGGAAGTGGTTTCAATGTCCGAAGACAATTTTTGTCCCTCCTGGAGAGGGTTAGCAAACTGATCCCGGAACAGATGTTGTCTAGGGAGTTGTTGGAACTACGCGAGCAACGGCTGAGGAGCCAGGAACAGGCTGGGAATGATATTCTGAGACATTGCAGATTGTCATCGGTGAAAACTGAAGCGCCAGCGCGGTCCACCGCTAAGGAAGTGCCGTTTAAAACAGGGGACTTGGTGCTGGCCGAGTTTCGCAGGAAGCATCGCTTGGAATTGCAGAAGATGTTCCGACTGGTGGCAGCTGGGGAACTGCACAGTAAGTGGGGGATGCTcgcccaccaggagatcctgggaCATCTCCCGGGCCAGGTCTTCAGGACATCAACTGGTTCTGAGCTTGTCCTCAGGAGACCAAGCTTGGAGGAATTTGTGCTGCTCATGAAGCGGGGTCCAACCATTGCCTATCCAAAA GATGCTACAACCATGTTGACGATGATGGATGTTGGTAATGGGGACTGTGTTTTAGAGTCTGGTTCGGGGTCTGGAGCAATGACACTCTTCCTCTCTCGAGCAG TGTGGTCTTCTGGACATGTATATAGTTTTGAAGTGAGAAAAGATCACCATAACCGTGCTAAAGGAAATTATCAGTGCTGGCGGAATGCCTATGGAATGGCTCAGGAAAAAGAGTGGCCAAATAATGTTGACTTCATTAATAAAGACATTGTTTTTGCCGCTGATGATATCCAGGGAAAGATATTCGATGCT GTTGGTTTGGATATGATAAACCCCCAAGTAGCTTTACCTGtcatctccactcacctcaagCAAGGTGGAGTTTGTGCAGTGTATCTCACAAA GGCTAACAAACTTCCAGACTGTCATTTCTTGAAACAACCTGGATTACGAAATAATCACTTACAGTAG
- the trmt61b gene encoding tRNA (adenine(58)-N(1))-methyltransferase, mitochondrial isoform X1 gives MCLLQRSFCIHRTVCRPAKRFRLWCGAPGSVCSLLPGVCEGLVRAGSSGAGPGDGRDRERDDSDRELGTGHTWPLARSPWSWRPWGSGFNVRRQFLSLLERVSKLIPEQMLSRELLELREQRLRSQEQAGNDILRHCRLSSVKTEAPARSTAKEVPFKTGDLVLAEFRRKHRLELQKMFRLVAAGELHSKWGMLAHQEILGHLPGQVFRTSTGSELVLRRPSLEEFVLLMKRGPTIAYPKDATTMLTMMDVGNGDCVLESGSGSGAMTLFLSRAVWSSGHVYSFEVRKDHHNRAKGNYQCWRNAYGMAQEKEWPNNVDFINKDIVFAADDIQGKIFDAVGLDMINPQVALPVISTHLKQGGVCAVYLTNITQVIDLLEGIRTSRLSLSCEKILEVIHRNWLVAPALRKDGSRAPRVEPQWNMNALEHEEGEDAGKLKDDDEEDGTKPFCTVPYVARPHHGQVSHTAFLVKLRKLKPALQ, from the exons ATGTGCCTTTTACAGCGATCTTTCTGCATTCATCGGACGGTGTGCAGACCAGCTAAGCGCTTTAGGCTTTGGTGCGGGGCTCCGGGCAGCGTCTGCTCCCTTTTGCCGGGCGTTTGCGAAGGGTTAGTGAGAGCGGGCTCCAGCGGCGCCGGCCCGGGTGATGGACGTGACCGTGAGAGAGACGACAGCGACCGGGAATTGGGAACAGGCCATACTTGGCCTTTAGCAAGGTCACCGTGGTCCTGGCGGCCGTGGGGAAGTGGTTTCAATGTCCGAAGACAATTTTTGTCCCTCCTGGAGAGGGTTAGCAAACTGATCCCGGAACAGATGTTGTCTAGGGAGTTGTTGGAACTACGCGAGCAACGGCTGAGGAGCCAGGAACAGGCTGGGAATGATATTCTGAGACATTGCAGATTGTCATCGGTGAAAACTGAAGCGCCAGCGCGGTCCACCGCTAAGGAAGTGCCGTTTAAAACAGGGGACTTGGTGCTGGCCGAGTTTCGCAGGAAGCATCGCTTGGAATTGCAGAAGATGTTCCGACTGGTGGCAGCTGGGGAACTGCACAGTAAGTGGGGGATGCTcgcccaccaggagatcctgggaCATCTCCCGGGCCAGGTCTTCAGGACATCAACTGGTTCTGAGCTTGTCCTCAGGAGACCAAGCTTGGAGGAATTTGTGCTGCTCATGAAGCGGGGTCCAACCATTGCCTATCCAAAA GATGCTACAACCATGTTGACGATGATGGATGTTGGTAATGGGGACTGTGTTTTAGAGTCTGGTTCGGGGTCTGGAGCAATGACACTCTTCCTCTCTCGAGCAG TGTGGTCTTCTGGACATGTATATAGTTTTGAAGTGAGAAAAGATCACCATAACCGTGCTAAAGGAAATTATCAGTGCTGGCGGAATGCCTATGGAATGGCTCAGGAAAAAGAGTGGCCAAATAATGTTGACTTCATTAATAAAGACATTGTTTTTGCCGCTGATGATATCCAGGGAAAGATATTCGATGCT GTTGGTTTGGATATGATAAACCCCCAAGTAGCTTTACCTGtcatctccactcacctcaagCAAGGTGGAGTTTGTGCAGTGTATCTCACAAA TATTACCCAAGTGATTGATCTGCTAGAAGGGATCCGCACTTCCCGCTTGTCCCTCTCATGTGAGAAGATTCTTGAAGTCATTCACAGGAACTGGTTGGTTGCTCCTGCTTTGCGGAAGGATGGCAGCAGAGCTCCACGGGTAGAACCACAATGGAACATGAATGCTCTTGAGCATGAAGAAGGAGAAGACGCAGGCAAGTTGAAGGATGACG ATGAAGAGGATGGTACTAAACCTTTTTGCACAGTGCCTTATGTTGCTAGACCTCATCACGGACAAGTTTCTCACACAG CTTTCCTTGTCAAGCTGAGGAAACTTAAACCTGCCCTTCAGTGA